A stretch of DNA from Vanrija pseudolonga chromosome 6, complete sequence:
GATACAGTAGACACCTACCTACATTGTAATGGACCCATGTGTACACTTCGTCGCTCGGTGCCAAGGCTCCGCCGGGCCGAGTTGGCAGGGCGCCGGCCACCCCCACTCTGCCGGCGACATCGTCGGCCCTGCGGCGAACGTTGCCACGCGCCATATGTAAGCATGCCTCGAGTCCACCCACGTTCGCAGCATGCGGCGAGCGCTGCGGGGTCACGACAAACATGTCGGCGATTGCGACCAAGTGATTGAACGAGGCAGGTTGTCGGGCGGACAAAATGGCGCATGGGGGGCTCAACATCCAGCCGATATCCGACCCCTGGCTCTGGCTGGGTGGTGAGGTCATCGTCCCTCGTCTCCCTCAGCTTCAGCTTCTTACACTCGCCTTGCAAGCTTCCAACCCTATCATTCGGCTTCTGCAGCCCTGGACACGCCTGCCCGCACAAACacacgcgtcgacgcgccgcgccgcgccgctgcccggcCGCCCGTATCGCGCCTGCACACGTGTGTGCTGTCGCATTCCACTAGcccggcacgacggcgactgggACGAGCGAGGGGTTGCTATCcttggcgtcgcgtcggggCGTGTTTGAGATTCAAGCTTACTTGCTTGCTTGCGCGACGCAAGCCTTGCACGACCGCGTCGGGATCCGATCGGATGGGGCGTAAACGTGCCGCCGTCTTCGATGAGGAGGGGACAGGTGTCCCGAGGCCAAGATGGGCCGAGGAGACGTACTTaagccgcccacgccgcgtgctgctggccacccgcgccctcgccctcgtcaccctcgccgcAGTAGCAATGGTCGcgacgctcctcctcctctccacGCTTctggccagcgcggccgccgcgccgcgctcgttcCCCAAGCAGAACAACGActgcggcgacgcgctcaaccCGTACCCCGACGGCCGCCGGCTCACGTTCAACAAGGACGGCACGTTCAAGGTAGTGCTGTTTACTGATCTGCATTATGGCGAGCGGGACGGCGGGAACGTGTGGGCCGAGTGGGGTGTTGagcaggtgggtgggggagggggacgtCGAGTGGCACACCAcacactcgctgacgctcgtgtGTGCTCCAGGACACCAACTCGACCCGCGTGATGAActacgcgctcgacgacgagtcgccCAACCTCATCGTGTACGGCGGCGACCAGATCACGGGCGAGAACCAGCTGTGGGAGAACTCGACCGTGTTCCTGGACGAGATCTttgcgccggcgctggcgcacaATACGCCCTTTACGACCATCTACGGCAACCACGACGAGAGCTACAACATCTCGCATGTCCAGAGCTTCTGGTACGAGAAGACGCGCGCAAAGGCCAAGAAGCTCAGCTGGACGCAGATgaacgacgcgtcgagcgacgacccGAAGGGCGTGTTCAACTACTACATCCCGGTGTACGCGCACGACAATGCGCGCGTccccgcgct
This window harbors:
- the PAP16_2 gene encoding putative inactive purple acid phosphatase 16: MGRKRAAVFDEEGTGVPRPRWAEETYLSRPRRVLLATRALALVTLAAVAMVATLLLLSTLLASAAAAPRSFPKQNNDCGDALNPYPDGRRLTFNKDGTFKVVLFTDLHYGERDGGNVWAEWGVEQDTNSTRVMNYALDDESPNLIVYGGDQITGENQLWENSTVFLDEIFAPALAHNTPFTTIYGNHDESYNISHVQSFWYEKTRAKAKKLSWTQMNDASSDDPKGVFNYYIPVYAHDNARVPALLLWFFDSRSGTFNSGYFNVTDEKWMSQDWVDPKAATWINGTAAQMKEQWGSLPKSLVYVHIPPSPAQAIGNDTVAKDPEDHPGINYDEPVDIQGQNGAAFWGRNTPDKAFWNAVTGTLGGSDGSGLIAVTSGHDHGNDWCGRDDSVGPFTFCFGRHTGYGGYGNWARGSRVWQARLDTAGALGDLKSWIRMEDHSTANTTTLVQNGQTTLINSHDPAPK